The Ectothiorhodospiraceae bacterium BW-2 nucleotide sequence ACTCTCCGTACTCCCCGCCATGGCCACCGCCTGAGCGTAGGCTCTGACACAGGTGTAGGTCCCCTCACCAAAATTGGTCATCACTCCATTCCCTTCGGGCCAGAGCCCCTTCACCTTCGGATGGGAGGCGAGCTGTTGGAGATAGGCGCGATTTCGGGGGGTCTCGACCGCCATAAAGTAGCTGTTGCAGGAGTAGAACCCACTACGCACCTGCTGCGGTAGTAAACGAACCATCGCCTCATCATAGTGGCCCATCACTACCGCCATCTTCTCTTTGAGCCCTCGTTCGACAAACCGTTTGAGCAGGGTAATTTGATCACTGCCGGCAAAGTAGGGGACAAAGATATCGGCACCGGAGCGGGCGACCCCACTGAGTAGCTGTTCAATCTCAAAGGCGCTCACGCCTATATTGAGATACTCCTCCCCCACGACCTCGCCACCGAGCTGCTGCAGCACCTCTTTAGCAGCATCAATCGAACCGCGCGGCCACTCGTAGTTATTGCCGGCAAAATAGATTTTATGGCCGTAGTGGCGCACCATGTAGGGAATCATGGCGCTAATCTGCTGATTCGGCAGGGCCGAGTAGCTAAAAAAGTAGCGGCCGCTAATACTCCCCTCATAGAATGAGAAGTTGAGATAGGGGACTCTATTCGGCTCTGCGATACGAGAGGCGACTGCAATGCGGGAGTTACTCAACAGATTACCGATGATGGCGTCACACCGATGGTGCTCCACCAGCTTTTTGGCAGCGGCGATGGCGGTTTCGGGCATACTGCCATCATCCTCTATCACCAGCTCTAGCGGGCGCCCAATCACCCCCCCTTGCTGGTTAATGTCGGCCACAGCAATCTCGGCGGCATAACAGATTTCTGGCCCATAGAGTTCGACTAACCCCGTTAGCGGGGGCATTAAACCAATTTTAATCGGATGGTTACTCATTAAATAGTTATCCTGTGTTAATGTCGCCCTAGGGATTGAAACTGAATGCGCGGATCGATCCAGACATAACAGAAGTCGGTAATCAGCTTCGCCATTAGCCCCATAAGGGTAAACAGGTAGAGCGAACCGAGTACCACCGGATAGTCGCGCTTCATCACCGACTCATACGATAATAGCCCCAAGCCATCAAGTGAAAAGATAGTCTCAATGAGCAGACTGCCGGTAAAAAAAGCGCCAATAAAGGCCGCCGGAAAGCCGGTCACCAGCGGAATAGTCGCATTACGAAAGATATGGCCATAGAGCACCCCCCGCTCACTCACCCCCTTCGCACGGGCGGTGATGACATACTGCTTTTTAATCTCTTCTAAAAAGCTGTTTTTGGTCAACATGGTCATGACCGCAAAACTACCGACCACCGAGGCGGTAATCGGCAGCACCAGATGCCATAAATAGTCCAAAATCTGCTGCCACCACGGCAGACTCTCCCAGCCATCGGAGACTAACCCTCGCAGCGGAAAGAGATCCCAAAAACTGCCGCCACCGAACAGAACCAGCAGCGTCACCCCCAGTACAAAGCCGGGAATAGCATAACCGACCAAAATGAGCGTACTGGTGATAACATCAAAGGTCGAACCATCACGCACCGCTTTTGCAATGCCCAGTGGAATAGAGATAAGGTAGGTAAGCAGAAAAGTCCAGACCCCCAGACTGATAGAGACCGGTAGTTTAGAGAGAATAAGCTCGGTCACCGACTGGTGGTGAAAGTAGCTCTCACCCAAATCGAAGCGCAGATAGCGGCCTAGCATCTCTAAAAAGCGCTCATGCGCCGGCTTATCGAAACCGTAGAGCGCCTTTAGTTCGGCTAACCGCTCCTCATCTAGCCCGCTAGCACCGCGATAGAAGCCGCTGTGAGAGCCGCCACTGACCTCAGCGGCAGAGCTGGTGCCGCGCAGCTCAGCTAGCATCTGCTCCACCGGCCCACCGGGGACAAATTGGGTCACCATGAAGGTGATCAGCAACACCCCCAACAGAGTCGGAATCATTAATAGGAGCCGTTTTAGCAGGTAGCCGAGCATATTTGTTATGCCATCATAGCAACTGAGTTCGCTACTGTTAATGGCTCTCCGCTTTAAGCCACCAACTACGCACCATCCAACTGACGGCATCAAAGTAGAGCGGTAGTCGCTCAGGTCGCTCAAATTTATCCCACCAAGCGATACGGTGGCTACCGATATACCAGTGTGGCACTAGATAGTCGCCGTGTAGCAGCACTCGGTCTAGAGCTCGGGTCGCGGTCACGAGCGCCTCTCGATCCGCCGCGTAGATCACCTCCTTAACCAGCGCATCGACCACCGGATTTTGCAAGCCGAACAGATTGCGGCTACCCTGCTCGTTAGCCGATGAGGAGTGAAACATCCCCATAAGCTCATTGCCAGGCGACTGCGACTGCCCAAAACTGCTCACCACCATATCGAAATCAAAGCTATCTAGCCGCTTCTGATAGAGCGCCACATCGACAGTACGATAGTCGATCTCAATCCCCAATTTTTCCAAATTGTGGGCGTAGGGGGCTAAAATACGCTCAAACGCCTTTTGGGCTAACATCACCTCAAACTGAAACGGCTGACCGTCACGATTCGTCAGCTTACCCTCCCGAATCTGCCACCCCGCCTGCTGCAATAGCTCTTTAGCCTGACGCAAATTGGCTCGCAAGCCTCCTCGGCCTGTCGTCGTCGATGGCTGCCAAGCGGTGGTAAAGAGCTCTGGCGGTAGCTGCGATTTAAAGGGTAGCAGCCGCTTCAACTCCGCCTCAGAGGGGAGTCCGGAGGAGGCCAGCTCACTGTTGCTAAAGTAGCTGTCACAGCGCTGATATTGATCATAAAAGAGGTTACGGTTCGACCACTCAAAATCGAACGCCAGTGAGAGCGCCTGCCGTACGCGTCGATCTTGAAACAGCGGCCGACGCAGATTCATCACAAACCCCTGCATACCGGCATTATTGTGGTGCAAAATCTCGGCGGTGACAATCTCGCCACTGGCAAAACGGGGGCCGGTGTAGTCGGTTGCCCACTTTTTGGAGTTGTATTCGTGAATAAAATCGAACTCCCCCGCCTTAAACGCCTCTAACAGCACAGTAAAGTCGCGATAGTATTTATAACTCACCCTATCGAAGTTATAGCTCCCCCGCCGAACATTCAGCTCACGCCCCCAGTAGTCGGGATCACGGCGGTAGCGAATCTGTTTGCCCAAATCGACACTCTCAATCAGGTAGGGGCCGGAGGTGATCGGCATCGTCTCGGCCAGTTCGGTAAAGCGCCCCTCCCCGACCCAGTGGCGGGAGAAGATCGGAATCTGTCCTGTGATTAGATGCAGCTCGGGATTCTCTCGGTGAAAGGTAAAGCGCACCGTTCGCTCATCGACCACTTCGGCGGCGGCAATATCGGCATAGTAGAAGCGGTGTTGGGGATGGGCTTGATCACTTTTGAGAGTATCGAACGAAAATTTCACATCGGCTGCGGTGACCGAGCTGCCATCGTTAAATCTAGCCTCTGGCCGTAGCCGATAGGTCACCGAGAGTCGATCTGCCGCCAACGCCACCGATTCGGCCAGCAGAGCGTACTGGCTAAAGGGCTCATCTAGGCTCTGCTCCATCAGCGTCTCAAACATGAGCAGTGAGAGACCCTCTGCCGCGAGCCCTTTTAAGGTAAATGGGTTTAGCGTATCAAAATTACCAAACGCTCCTAGCGTTAGCTCTCCCCCCCGCGGGGCTGTGGGGTTCAGATAGTCAAAGTGGCTAAAATGATCACCATATTTAGGCTCATACCCCAGTGCAATCGAACCAGTAGCTGCCCACAGCGAGGGAGCTAGCAGCAGTAGCCAAAGGGCAATAGGTAGATAGCAACGAGCGTTACACATAGTAGGCCGTCCGCGTCATCAGGCTAGCCGTGACTCCCATGAGCTTTTTTATCGGCAGCGGTAGCGGGGCACCTCCCGCTCGCTTCGCCATGGTCGCGTGTCGCGCCTCATCTTGCTGCATCTGATCGACTATCGCCCGCGTCCTCTTATCCTCTAGCGGGAGCTTATCAAGATGCGATTGTAGATGGGCTACCACCTGCTTTTCGGTCTCGACCACAAAGCCGAGACTCCAGCGATCACCGACAGCGCCAGCCAGCGCCCCGATAGTGACCGAACCGAGATACCAGAGCGGATTGAGATAGCTAACATGGGCACCCATCTGGTTAGCACGATCTTCGCACCAGCGCAGATGGTCGTTCTCCTCCTGTGCAGCCCGCTCCATCTGCTGCCGCACTCGCGGTAGTCGAGCGGTCAGCGCCTGCCCCTGATAGAGCCCCTGCGCCGCCACCTCGCCGGCGTGGTTAATCCGCATGAAACGCCCGGCCAGCTCCTTTTGCGAAGAGGAGAGCTCCGCCTCGGCGATCTGTTGGGCGGGATTGGGCCGTTCGGTTACTTTGGGGTGACCGAACAGAGTTCGCAAACTGGTATCAAACTGACTAACCACTCGATCAATCGGTGTGTAGTGGCGCACGGTGCTCCTCCTCATAGGTTAACTTTAATAACTGACTAGAAAAGATGCGGCCATCATCGTGGTGGCTGATTTTAACCACCAAGTAATTCAGTGCTGGCGCGACCCAAAACTCAACCTCTCGTGCAGGATTATCGGTACGGCGAATATGGATAGTCTCCAAAGTCTGATAGGGAAGCTCTAACTGCTGCCGACCCTCAACTTGAAACTGGTAGGTTTTGCGCTCATCCTTGTCGATCAACTCATAGCTAAATTGGCGCATACCGGAGGCTAACTGGCGTCGCATTAGCCACTGATAGCTTAAAACATCGTGCAATCCAGCGGCATAGGGAAAGCGGTGCTCTCTCCCATCGACTCGACTGATGGCGGTGCCACTGCTGTTAATCACCAGCGTCGCCTCCTTCTCTTGACTGCGTGAGAGCTTGTGAAACCGATAACCGAGCAGCTTCAGACCGGTAGCGGTCGGCTGAAACCGGCTCGATTCACTCCGCCGCTCCTTGCGCAAAACGGCCCAAAAGCCCGTGGTATAGATAGTCGAACGAAGCGTTAAAATGTCGTTGTTGAGAGTTAGCGAACGCACCATCTCCCCAACTTCAATGCCATCGACATCGACGAGGTAGAGCGCCTCATAGGGGGTAGTAAAAGCGATATTTTGCAGCGTAGCGGCCGTAACAGAGCCCGCTCCCGCTAGCAGCAGTAGCAGTAGCCTAACCGCTATTGTTGCACCGCCTCTCCTAAGGCATACCATCAATATCGGCCCCCTCTCTCTCCGGCGGCATCAAATCTTCCCGACTGATCCCTAGCGCTAGAATAGCGCTACTCGCTACATAGATAGAGGAGTAGGTACCAACTAGCACGCCGATAATGAGCGCGGAAGCAAAGGCGTGAATCAACTCACCGCCGAGCATAAACAGCGCCAACAGTACCAGTAGCGTCGTTAATGAGGTCATTAAGGTTCGCGATAGGGTGTCATTGAGAGAGCGATTAATCACCTCCTCCGAACTCCCTTTACGCAGCAGCAGAAAGTTCTCCCGAATACGGTCAAAGACCACAATGGTATCGTTTAGCGAGTAGCCGATAACGGCCAGTATCGCCGCTAGCACCGTTAGGTCAAACTCTAGCTGTAGTAGGGCAAAAACGCCGAGGACAATAACCACATCATGCACCAAGGCAATAATCGCCCCAAAGGCGAAGCGGTACTCAAAGCGCAGCGCAACATAGATCAAAATCCCGATGAGAGCATAGATCATCGCCAACCCGCCATCTTCGGTCAGCTCCTCTCCCACCTGTGGCCCGACAAACTCCTGCCGCCGCAGCTCAACACTCTCATCGGTTAGCTTTAAGGCTCGGACAATTTGGTCACTCGCAGCGGCACTTGAGAGCTGCTCTTGGGGCGGGATCCGAATGAGCACCTCACTGGCCGAACCAAAGTGCTGCACAACCGCCTCATCAAACCCCTGCTCGCTCAACTGCTGTCGCACCTGCTCCAGATCGGCACTGGTGCTGTAGCCGACCTCAATTAGGGTGCCCCCGGTAAAGTCGATACCAAAATTAAGTGATCGAAACAGCAGCGCGGCAAGCGCAATCAGCAGCACGGCCACCGAAAAGAGGGACGCCTGCCGACGACGGCTCATAAAGTCGATACGAGTCTCGGTTAATATCTGCATGTTACTCTCCTAAATCGACAGACTCTTAATCCGTTTACCGCTCACAAAGGCGTTCACCAATCCACGGGTGACAAAGATGGCGGTAAACATTGAGGTGACAATACCGATAGAGAGCGTGATAGCAAACCCTTTAATCGGTCCGGTGCCAAAACCGAACAGGACGACGGCGGCAATGAGGGTAGTGACATTAGCATCGGCAATCGTTGAAAAGGCTTTCGCATACCCCTCATGAATCGCCGACTGCGGCGCGTTACCTAGGCGCAGCTCCTCCCGAATCCGTTCAAATATCAATACATTCGCATCGACCGCCATCCCGACGGTTAACACAATACCGGCGATACCGGGCAGCGTCAGCGTCGCTTGCAGCATCGATAGCACGGCAACGATAAAGATTAGGTTCAACCCCAGCGCCACATTAGCCGCCAGTCCAAAACCGCGATACCAGAAAGCCATAAAGAGCAGCACCAGCACAAAACCGACCATCACCGACAAAAAGCCCTGATCGATATTCTCCTGCCCTAGACTTGGGCCGATAGTGCGCTCTTCGATGATCTCTATCGGTGCCGCTAGCGCACCTGCCCTTAACAGCAGCGCTAGGTTACGCGCCTCTTCGGTACTATCTAGCCCGGTCGTCTGAAAGCGTTTGCTAAAGTGCTCCCGAATAACAGCGATGCTAATCACCTCTTCAATGCGTTGGCGCACCTTCTGTTGGCTACCATCGACCACTTTAGTCTCGACCTTGTTTTCGATATAGACCACCGCCATCTGCTTGCCGACATTTTCGCGGGTATTGTCGCTCATCTTACGCGCCCCCTTAGAGTCGAGGGTCACCATGACCAGCGGCGAGCCGGTCTGCGTATCGATGGAAGAGGAGGCATCAATAATCTGATCGCCGGTAATAATGATCCGCTTATAGAGCAGTACCGGCCGACCGTCACGATCACGATAGAGTCTCGAACCGGGGGGGACGCGGCCAGCTAACGCCTCCTCGACACTCCCCTTCTCATCCATCATGTGGTACTCCAGCGTGGCGGTTGCCCCCAAAATCTCCTTCGCCCGTGCGGTATCCTGAATCCCCGGTAGCTGCACCACAATACGGCTATCCCCCTGCTGCTGAATTACCGGTTCGGCAACGCCTAGCTCGTTAACCCGATTGCGTAAGGTGGTGATATTCTGCTTTAGCGCAAATTTGCGGATCTCCAAAAGCTCCTGCTGATCAATAGTGGCATAGAGCATCGCCCTACCCTCTTCATCGGCGGCAGTTAACACCAGACCACGATACTGCTCACCTATTAGCGCCTCGGCCTGCTCCCGTTCAGCCTGATCTTTAAAGCGCAGCTCCAACAGACTCCCCTCATCTCCCTCCTGATGACGAGCTAACAGCGTCTGATAGCGTAGCCGATTCTCCCGCAGCAGAGTTCGTAAATCATCAACATAGCGATCATAGGCCTGACGAGTGGCGGCATCCATATCGACCTCCATCAGGAAGTGGACTCCCCCCCGTAGATCGAGACCTAGATACATCGGTAGCGCCCCGACATCACGCAGCCATTGCGGTGTCGCGGGGGCTAGATTGAGGGCGGCGGTGTAGTTCTCGCCTAGCGCCTGTTCGACCACTTGGTAGGCCTGAAGCTGTTGGGCGGTATCGGCAAAGCGAATGAGCAGCAAGCCCTGCTGCAACTCGTATGACTTCACCTGTAGGCCTGCCGCCTCAAGCGCTTGCAGCGCCCGATCACGAGTCGTCTCATCGATTTCGGCCATGCGGTTAGCGGTAATTTGTAACGCCGGATCATCGCCATAGAGGTTCGGCAGGGCGTAAACCGCCCCCATCGTGATAAAAATAGCGATGAGCAGATATTTCCACAGAGGGTATTGATTAATCATACAGACTCTATCCTGTAATACTGTAATAGGCTTACAGTAACTCTTTAATAGTCCCTTTAGGCATCACGGTCGCCACCGCAGAGCGCTGTACCCGAATCACCACCCCTTCAGCAATTTCGATAGTGAGAAACTCCTCAGCCAGTTCGGTTACTTTGCCTAATATCCCGCCATTGGTAATGACCTCATCCCCCTTCTGCAGCGCCTCGGTCATCGCCTTATGCTGCTTCACCCGCTTCTGCTGCGGTCGAATTAACAGAAAATAGAAGACGATAAACAGAATAATAAACGGAAACAGCGCCTCTAACAGCCCCGGCTGCTGTGCCGCCCCTGCCACTGCCGCATCACCTTCAGCCCATGCCTCACCGATAAAAAAGCTCATAATCTCTCCAAGTGTGAATAGAGTTTGCAAAAATTGAGGCCTCTATTATGGCATAGCTTGGCCCCACGACACACCGGTTGACCACGATTTTCAGCCAATTCGAAAAAACTCTCCCCTTTCGGCATAGCATCGTGACGGCGAAATGGGGTATGCTAGCCACTGCTTGCTATCAATAATGGGGGAGATAAAGATGAGCAATCCTACCGATACGGGTTACCGAATCGCCTATACCACCTGCCCAGGACAGAAGAGCGCCGAAGAGCTAGCTCAGAGGCTGGTTGAAGCTCGGTTAGCGGCGTGTGTTAATGTCGTTCCAACTATCCGCTCTTTCTATCGCTGGGAAGAGAGGGTCGAACAGAGTGAGGAGTGGCTGTTACTGATTAAGACTCGCCGCGATCGCCTTGCCGCCATTGAGGCCTATCTACTAGAGCACCACCCCTACGAGGTGCCCGCCCTCATTGCTACCGTGGCCGATAGCGGCTCGGTTCCCTATCTCGATTGGATTAGTCAATCGCTCACCTCTACTTAACCCTACCCCACCTGTTTCGGACATTTGCCATGATAATACGCACACTCCCCCTGCTGCTGCTGCTATGGCTGTTGCCTCTCTTAGCAATAGCCTTGACTGAAGAGCCACAGCTACTGCCCCCCGAGGAGGCCTTCACCGTCACCGTCACCCCTCTAGGGGCTGATAGGTTGCAGGCAACTTGGCAGATCGCCGAGGGCTACTACCTCTACCGAAATAAATTTAGGGTTGACACCCCCACCGCCGGCCTCTCTCTAGGTGAGCTGTCGCTGCCAGCGGGGCAGATGAAGCAGGATGAGTTTTTTGGCCGCATTGAGATCTACCGCGATCAGGTGGTCGCTGAGATCCCGCTGCTAGAGCGTGGCAATAGTCAAGCGATCACGCTGGAGCTGAACTCGCAGGGGTGTGCCGATATTGGCGTCTGTTACCCCCCCTATACCCATACCGTATCGCTAGAGCTCCCCCTCCCCTCAACCCTCCCCTCAACCCCGCTATCGCTGTTTGAAGAGGAGTCGGAGGTGCTCGAACCCGATGTGGCGTTTAGGTTTAGCCACCGGGTTGAGAGTGGCGAGCTGATCATGGCCAGTTGGGAGATAGCTCCAGAACACTATCTCTATAAAGATAAGTTCAGTTTTGAGATCAGCGCCGAGGGGGTCACACTCGTTAACGCAGCGATTCCGAGCGGTGAGGAGAAGCAGGATGAGTTCTTCGGGCTCATTGAGGTGTTCCACCACCGTATCGATATCCCGCTTACCCTCGCTCGCACAACCACTGAAGCGACCGAACTCACCCTAACAGCTAACTATCAGGGCTGCGCTGAGATCGGTATCTGTTATCCGCCGCTCTCAAAAACCGTTACGCTCACCCTGCCGGCAGTTGCGGCTCCAACAGCGCCTAACTCCACCGTGCAGACGACGACCACCGCAGTGGCAGCGACCTCTCCCCCTCTTAACGAACAAGATAGCCTCGCCCAGTCACTCGCGACGGGGAGTGCGGCGTCAACCATTCTGCTCTTCTTTGGACTGGGGCTGCTGCTCGCCTTCACCCCCTGTGTCTTTCCGATGATCCCGATTCTATCGAGTATTATCGTCGGTCAGGGGGAGGGGCTGAGTACCCGCCGCGCCTTTACCCTCTCGCTAGTCTATGTGCTAGCGATGGCGCTCACCTATACCGTTGCCGGTGTTTTGGCCGGTCTCTTTGGGGCTAATCTGCAGGCGATGTTCCAAAACCCATGGATTTTGAGCAGTTTTAGTCTGGTGTTTGTACTGCTAGCGCTATCGATGTTTGGCTTCTATGAGCTACAGCTACCTAGCGCAGTTCAGAGCTGGCTGGCGGAGAAGAGCAATAAGCAGCAGGGGGGAACCTTAGCTGGTGTCGCGATTATGGGGCTGCTCTCAGCCCTCATCGTCGGCCCCTGTGTTGCGCCGCCGTTGATGGGAGCGCTGATCTATATTGGTCAGACGGGGGATGCTCTCCTCGGGGGGCTAGCCCTGTTTGCGCTTAGCCTCGGTATGGGGGCGCCGCTACTCCTCATCGGTACCTCGGCCGGTAAACTGCTACCGCGTGCTGGCGGCTGGATGGATGCTGTTAAAGCGGTATTCGGCGTGCTACTACTGGCCGTCGCTATCTGGATGCTAGAGCGAATCCTGCCCGCTTGGCTGGTGATGCTGCTCTGGGCACTCCTGCTGATCTCGGCGGCTGTCTATCTGGGTGCCCTAGAGCCTGTCGGTGATAAATCGGGCTGGTATCGCCTCTGGAAGGGGCTGGGCGTTGTACTGCTGATTCAGGGGATATTGATCATGATCGGCATCGCCTCTGGGGCTAAAGATCCGCTGCTGCCGCTAAAAGGCTCGCCGATGATGACACAGCAGGCCGGTGGCGCTCTGCAGTCGGCCCATGTCAGCTTTAAGTCAATTAAGAGCCTTGATGACTTAGAGCGGGAGATAGCAAGCGCCAGTGCCGCCGGAAAGGGGGTGATGCTCGATTTTTACGCCGACTGGTGTATCTCCTGTAAAGAGATGGAGAAATATACCTTTAGCGATCCGAAGGTTATCGCCGCGTTGAGTAACACGGTCTCGCTACAGGCCGATGTGACCGCTAATGATGAGATCGATAAGGCGCTCATGGCCCACTTTAAGATTATCGGGCCGCCGGCGATTCTCTTCTTTAACTCGAAGGGGGAGGAGGTACGAGCTAATCGGGTGGTCGGATTTATGGAGCCCGAACCGTTTATCGAGCAGATTAGTCAGGCGCTGAATTAACGCTGTCCTCGGTCGTAGGCAGCAGATCGTTCAAACTCTTATCGAGCTTTTGTAGCATCTGC carries:
- the yejB gene encoding microcin C ABC transporter permease YejB, with product MLGYLLKRLLLMIPTLLGVLLITFMVTQFVPGGPVEQMLAELRGTSSAAEVSGGSHSGFYRGASGLDEERLAELKALYGFDKPAHERFLEMLGRYLRFDLGESYFHHQSVTELILSKLPVSISLGVWTFLLTYLISIPLGIAKAVRDGSTFDVITSTLILVGYAIPGFVLGVTLLVLFGGGSFWDLFPLRGLVSDGWESLPWWQQILDYLWHLVLPITASVVGSFAVMTMLTKNSFLEEIKKQYVITARAKGVSERGVLYGHIFRNATIPLVTGFPAAFIGAFFTGSLLIETIFSLDGLGLLSYESVMKRDYPVVLGSLYLFTLMGLMAKLITDFCYVWIDPRIQFQSLGRH
- a CDS encoding ABC transporter substrate-binding protein, whose protein sequence is MCNARCYLPIALWLLLLAPSLWAATGSIALGYEPKYGDHFSHFDYLNPTAPRGGELTLGAFGNFDTLNPFTLKGLAAEGLSLLMFETLMEQSLDEPFSQYALLAESVALAADRLSVTYRLRPEARFNDGSSVTAADVKFSFDTLKSDQAHPQHRFYYADIAAAEVVDERTVRFTFHRENPELHLITGQIPIFSRHWVGEGRFTELAETMPITSGPYLIESVDLGKQIRYRRDPDYWGRELNVRRGSYNFDRVSYKYYRDFTVLLEAFKAGEFDFIHEYNSKKWATDYTGPRFASGEIVTAEILHHNNAGMQGFVMNLRRPLFQDRRVRQALSLAFDFEWSNRNLFYDQYQRCDSYFSNSELASSGLPSEAELKRLLPFKSQLPPELFTTAWQPSTTTGRGGLRANLRQAKELLQQAGWQIREGKLTNRDGQPFQFEVMLAQKAFERILAPYAHNLEKLGIEIDYRTVDVALYQKRLDSFDFDMVVSSFGQSQSPGNELMGMFHSSSANEQGSRNLFGLQNPVVDALVKEVIYAADREALVTATRALDRVLLHGDYLVPHWYIGSHRIAWWDKFERPERLPLYFDAVSWMVRSWWLKAESH
- the coq7 gene encoding 2-polyprenyl-3-methyl-6-methoxy-1,4-benzoquinone monooxygenase; translation: MRRSTVRHYTPIDRVVSQFDTSLRTLFGHPKVTERPNPAQQIAEAELSSSQKELAGRFMRINHAGEVAAQGLYQGQALTARLPRVRQQMERAAQEENDHLRWCEDRANQMGAHVSYLNPLWYLGSVTIGALAGAVGDRWSLGFVVETEKQVVAHLQSHLDKLPLEDKRTRAIVDQMQQDEARHATMAKRAGGAPLPLPIKKLMGVTASLMTRTAYYV
- a CDS encoding DUF3108 domain-containing protein, giving the protein MVCLRRGGATIAVRLLLLLLAGAGSVTAATLQNIAFTTPYEALYLVDVDGIEVGEMVRSLTLNNDILTLRSTIYTTGFWAVLRKERRSESSRFQPTATGLKLLGYRFHKLSRSQEKEATLVINSSGTAISRVDGREHRFPYAAGLHDVLSYQWLMRRQLASGMRQFSYELIDKDERKTYQFQVEGRQQLELPYQTLETIHIRRTDNPAREVEFWVAPALNYLVVKISHHDDGRIFSSQLLKLTYEEEHRAPLHTD
- the secF gene encoding protein translocase subunit SecF, producing MQILTETRIDFMSRRRQASLFSVAVLLIALAALLFRSLNFGIDFTGGTLIEVGYSTSADLEQVRQQLSEQGFDEAVVQHFGSASEVLIRIPPQEQLSSAAASDQIVRALKLTDESVELRRQEFVGPQVGEELTEDGGLAMIYALIGILIYVALRFEYRFAFGAIIALVHDVVIVLGVFALLQLEFDLTVLAAILAVIGYSLNDTIVVFDRIRENFLLLRKGSSEEVINRSLNDTLSRTLMTSLTTLLVLLALFMLGGELIHAFASALIIGVLVGTYSSIYVASSAILALGISREDLMPPEREGADIDGMP
- the secD gene encoding protein translocase subunit SecD → MNQYPLWKYLLIAIFITMGAVYALPNLYGDDPALQITANRMAEIDETTRDRALQALEAAGLQVKSYELQQGLLLIRFADTAQQLQAYQVVEQALGENYTAALNLAPATPQWLRDVGALPMYLGLDLRGGVHFLMEVDMDAATRQAYDRYVDDLRTLLRENRLRYQTLLARHQEGDEGSLLELRFKDQAEREQAEALIGEQYRGLVLTAADEEGRAMLYATIDQQELLEIRKFALKQNITTLRNRVNELGVAEPVIQQQGDSRIVVQLPGIQDTARAKEILGATATLEYHMMDEKGSVEEALAGRVPPGSRLYRDRDGRPVLLYKRIIITGDQIIDASSSIDTQTGSPLVMVTLDSKGARKMSDNTRENVGKQMAVVYIENKVETKVVDGSQQKVRQRIEEVISIAVIREHFSKRFQTTGLDSTEEARNLALLLRAGALAAPIEIIEERTIGPSLGQENIDQGFLSVMVGFVLVLLFMAFWYRGFGLAANVALGLNLIFIVAVLSMLQATLTLPGIAGIVLTVGMAVDANVLIFERIREELRLGNAPQSAIHEGYAKAFSTIADANVTTLIAAVVLFGFGTGPIKGFAITLSIGIVTSMFTAIFVTRGLVNAFVSGKRIKSLSI
- the yajC gene encoding preprotein translocase subunit YajC; its protein translation is MMSFFIGEAWAEGDAAVAGAAQQPGLLEALFPFIILFIVFYFLLIRPQQKRVKQHKAMTEALQKGDEVITNGGILGKVTELAEEFLTIEIAEGVVIRVQRSAVATVMPKGTIKELL
- a CDS encoding divalent-cation tolerance protein CutA; its protein translation is MSNPTDTGYRIAYTTCPGQKSAEELAQRLVEARLAACVNVVPTIRSFYRWEERVEQSEEWLLLIKTRRDRLAAIEAYLLEHHPYEVPALIATVADSGSVPYLDWISQSLTST
- the dsbD gene encoding protein-disulfide reductase DsbD, which codes for MIIRTLPLLLLLWLLPLLAIALTEEPQLLPPEEAFTVTVTPLGADRLQATWQIAEGYYLYRNKFRVDTPTAGLSLGELSLPAGQMKQDEFFGRIEIYRDQVVAEIPLLERGNSQAITLELNSQGCADIGVCYPPYTHTVSLELPLPSTLPSTPLSLFEEESEVLEPDVAFRFSHRVESGELIMASWEIAPEHYLYKDKFSFEISAEGVTLVNAAIPSGEEKQDEFFGLIEVFHHRIDIPLTLARTTTEATELTLTANYQGCAEIGICYPPLSKTVTLTLPAVAAPTAPNSTVQTTTTAVAATSPPLNEQDSLAQSLATGSAASTILLFFGLGLLLAFTPCVFPMIPILSSIIVGQGEGLSTRRAFTLSLVYVLAMALTYTVAGVLAGLFGANLQAMFQNPWILSSFSLVFVLLALSMFGFYELQLPSAVQSWLAEKSNKQQGGTLAGVAIMGLLSALIVGPCVAPPLMGALIYIGQTGDALLGGLALFALSLGMGAPLLLIGTSAGKLLPRAGGWMDAVKAVFGVLLLAVAIWMLERILPAWLVMLLWALLLISAAVYLGALEPVGDKSGWYRLWKGLGVVLLIQGILIMIGIASGAKDPLLPLKGSPMMTQQAGGALQSAHVSFKSIKSLDDLEREIASASAAGKGVMLDFYADWCISCKEMEKYTFSDPKVIAALSNTVSLQADVTANDEIDKALMAHFKIIGPPAILFFNSKGEEVRANRVVGFMEPEPFIEQISQALN